A window from Xiphophorus maculatus strain JP 163 A chromosome 17, X_maculatus-5.0-male, whole genome shotgun sequence encodes these proteins:
- the LOC111611818 gene encoding histone H3: MARTKQTARKSTGGKAPRKQLATKAARKSAPATGGVKKPHRYRPGTVALREIRRYQKSTELLIRKLPFQRLVREIAQDFKTDLRFQSSAVMALQEASEAYLVGLFEDTNLCAIHAKRVTIMPKDIQLARRIRGERA; this comes from the coding sequence ATGGCCAGAACCAAGCAGACCGCTCGTAAATCTACCGGAGGAAAGGCTCCCAGGAAGCAGCTGGCAACCAAAGCTGCCCGTAAGAGCGCCCCAGCTACCGGCGGAGTTAAGAAGCCTCACCGTTACAGGCCCGGCACCGTGGCTCTGCGAGAGATCCGCCGCTACCAGAAATCCACCGAGCTGCTGATCCGCAAGCTGCCCTTCCAGCGCCTGGTCAGGGAGATCGCTCAGGATTTCAAGACCGACCTGCGCTTCCAGAGCTCCGCCGTCATGGCTCTTCAGGAGGCCAGCGAGGCTTACCTGGTGGGTCTCTTTGAGGACACCAACCTGTGCGCCATCCACGCCAAGAGGGTCACCATCATGCCCAAAGACATCCAGCTGGCCCGCCGTATCCGCGGAGAGAGGGCTTAA